The DNA window AAAGACATTTTTGATGATGGTGAAAAAACTGGAAAAAAGGCAAACCCTGTGTCTGTTTCATTACAAATTCGTAATGAACGGGATGAATATGGCAACCACATATTCAGTCCAAATGACTGGATTTCCTCTCAGCAAGTTCGCAGTCTCTTTGCCCAGTTTCAGATAAAACTGACTAAAGAGAGCACAGACAGAGAGAAGAGACCAAAGTTAGAACTCACTCTTAAATCTGAGGAGGATGAAGATTTAAATGAGGTTATTAGTGATCTGAATGCCATGGAGGCATTCAACACAGTTAATTCTGTTACTGATATATGTCAGCTATGATTTCTATGTGAGCATAATTTACTTGGTAGGCATTTCATCTTGATTTTCACATACCGAGTATGCtagaaaaaatgcatttaatcgATGTGTAGGTGCATCAAGATTGTCAAAAGTAAACTTTCAAGTAGAATATAGTAACTactgtatgaaatattttttttcatgtaaaaaaaccatgaatagaaatttatgtaaatttatgcAGTTTTTGATGTTTGAGAATCATATGTATGACTTGGAATTCTAAGTTAAACACTGTCCTAGTACACAGaatggattttatatttaaaatgcaaaTCAGCTggtaacattacatgtacatgcactatATATATTTGACCATTCATTGTAATGTAATGAAACTGTTTACATTTTAGGAAATGCTAAgtttcatgtatttaaaaaaattgatgaaaatcattagttataggtgattgcattaaaattgtttagaaaaaCATGTTactaagggagataactcacttTTAAAAGTTGCAAAAAATGCAAGTTATAGAAATTCACGCAGTGTGAGAAATATTCAGAACCCGATTATTACCTTATGTGAAAAGATTAAGAAgttacttgtttttattttgacccataacattttagttttaaagCGTCCAAAcccaattttaaatttacttaaattttagcaatttttcaataattttggttttttatacacaagagttatttcccttgatCAAAAAATTATGTGGGgttattgttgaaaaaaatttaatgtgtcaaaataaaattaaatatttatattttcaattattttaacagttgttgttttatttttatgcttAGGGTATCAAAATGTCAAATGAAAATGTcagtttttcataaaaatcaatgctTCATTATAGTGAAATTGTAATCAATATGGCAACCCCCTTCAATAgggctaaaaaattaaaattttcaaaaaagtgtttTATAGTAACAATTTGCTTAACTTTAAATGTcttctgtgaaaatttcattgaaatgtggTTTACTCCATGTATTACCCCCTGCCTGACTCTCTCATAGACGCACAGTTAAGTTGATTAATTTTTTCTCCATTACGTGTTCAGTAAGGAAGGTAGCCATTGGCGTGGTAGGAACCTTTTTAGATGTGGCACATAGATTTAAAGATATCGAATAGTTTTactactttcttttttttttaaatcgctgTTCTAAAAAGGGATTTACCACGATATTGTCTTTGAAAGTCCTGCAAATATcaaagttataaaaaataagttgAATCATTAACAGAAACCATAATTAAGGCtgtattgtttattattctttatcttaaaaaaagGCCTGCTAAATTAAATTTGTTCAGGATCAAAATGATTCAACATAAGGAGTACTGGCATCTTGTCAATTGGTTTACAAAGTCCATTATCACAAAACAATTAAGTTTTAATTGTTTAGTATCACGGAATGCAATCGACTTGGAACAAAATATGTCTGATACAAAGTGGTTATACTTTTGTGAACAAAAGAAATCAACATCAATTACAGTGGAATCTCTGTCATCCGGACGCTCGTGCTCTCAAGTCCAAACGACCTGATGAGTGTAGCGTACTGATATTTGACATGTATGTATTGTCGTCATAAAtagataatatatttttctataatgaGTGACAATactgttttcttttcatttcataCTTATACGCAACAAATAAGAGTGGATCGTTGAAATTCACCTTcagttttttttggtatgaaagGAACAACGCTTTATGCGTTTTTTGTCAGGAAATATTAATCGGATTTTTGCTATAAACAAATGAGGCAAAATTTTTTGTGTCTAAGTGGTATAAGTGGTTTTCggatatgtatttttaaaactatttctaGACACGTCAATTTTCAACATAattgatgatttattttaaaaatttgttttgaattaagaaaaatatatttgaaaaaccacgaagttatataaacaatatttcagtTTTCTTAGATTCATTTAGCtgattattcttttaaaataaagggaTGTTGTAAAATGTTATGGATTTTGACAGGTGCACATGTAAAGAAAACCAAGTTCGTGAGGTGAAGGGTGACTTATCCTTTCTGGTCAAAACTGTCtgtaatttgaaaatgatttggGAAGTAAGACGGTTTATTTAAGATACGCATAAGGGTCCTGCACGTGATAAAGATGTTAACTCTATTGACAGGCATTTTCCAATTGTGCTCAGAGGGGTATCACTTATTTTTATCTTCCGGTTGAAGCagttttgtggtaaaaacagaccgtATAGTATTCTGTATAAATGAGACCaaacaaaataatgcataaaaatgttttcccaaatttaaaaaaatcgtcATTAAACTATAGCGTCGGGATATCTGGCTTTCAGATATCTGAAGTccattatagcgagcgcagctcgccggcgcgcagcgccggcgagcgaagcgagctctaagaaccagtgtgcgcgggaaaaagaacgagctaaacctacagttcatcaaacaaaaatttttgtctacgtcccataatgctctctaatgttttcacccgtggtgctatgccaaaaatggccgacttttaactcgtaatttacagtgacttaaagtttgaagacctgttttgagtaccgcatatgctttggaaagactcaaaagatttgttacatgcttccatacctccgtattgagtcgagaaacgtaaacaaagacgaacaaagccatggatgacgtcacagtgcactcgcgctatatttcccgcgataaatttagaggtggatcaaacatctgtaatgcgtgtactagctatttcagtatagattgcgatacctgcctcattgacgtatgatttttaaaaatctttttcaatatagagattttatgtatatatatattagcaagagccatactttactgtcatatcgatccatttttaagctaattgtgcatgcaagAGTatggaggaaataaacaataggacattttgaaataaataaaaaggaataaaatgaaaaataaacagtttaaaaaattatgtagatattgcatatagtcagaccattaaatttaaaagtgggaaactacacacctacaaacaggtaccggtctctctctctctctctctctctctctctctctctctctctctctctctctctctctctctctttggcatacttattgtagagcaatactctctcaaaaattgatacctaaataaaactataagttgacaatgatgcaaggtatgtgtaattcttgctgcgctcgccagaacggtagcaccgtaaaacatattatataaaattcaaatattgacGTTCATAATGTTATagcaaaatacaaaaatattttgcagtgtattgataaataaaaatgatatgatacCATCATACTTCGATATGCATTTATAATACACGCATTGATTGCTGTAATTCCACCTCAGAACTGGTATCCAAAACGATACCAGCCAATTGCCACATTGAATTGTgcataattttatttcttaaaatacatgtttcatTTATCGCTGTTGCATTGTTAGAAATGAGATCTGAAACAGCCACAtaactttgaaaatttcttattttgattcattgatcaaattcaaaacttttcGTTTTTTCTTTATGTCACCATAGGAGgtgttgtaaataattttttgcgtACTCGGTCATCTTGTATGTTATCCCAGTATTTTATATGTCGTTTCCTTAACCCTTTTATGCATAGGTTAAAGTGGTCAGCAAAACATTTCGTAAAgtcttttaattgtttttcttctttagcATCTGTTTGTTTGGGAGGTTTTtttttgggtgttttttttttttttggggggggggtctttcTTTAATTCTTTTGACGCTTTTTTAtgcagaaaaaagaaatttaacgGAAAACCTGTCTTCCTTTTAGTTATATGGGCTGCTATTTATTTGGTTAGTCATTTAaaaagtgatattgaaaattataatCCCTTTGTGAAATAAAGCGGTTGATTATGTACAAATCAAAAATACGAACTTAGAttgaatttgtaaacaattagcCATGCAGTTTTTACCATTTGCTGTgctgtttatattttgtttttatgtatcggttattatatcttttataaaaattatcttcaCATTTGTGTCTGTGCTAAGTAATGACAAGTATGCAATTTCATTTGCAACCAtgcaaaaaaaacttcaatcatacatctttttttacattaatttttcacTGACTTTCATTTTTacagaatattttaacaatgtatCTCAACTTTAgaccaacattttttaaatattaattagttGTTTAAATTCATCTTTATACAATCTTACACATTTGTTTAATCCGCGAAGAACTGTAATCGTGTATAAAACCAAAGGTTACAAATAGATTGAATGGTCCTGGTGCTTATTGTTGCTGTACAACTTTTTAGGGGGGGTTATGGCGCAATTGCACTAATATACTAGCTGCTATATATGCCTCTTCAAATTGTACGATCTAtcatagcattgaatcatgattttataagtatacagtctcataactgcagcagtttcacgcgcgttactcaatttgtatgcacacatcgctGCAGTAATAAGActgtaaactttaaaaaatcatgatttaatgcttctATTTAAATTCATGCCTTGtttgcaaatgtgatttataccttaaaattcctatcttatccaaagggtaagttcatattattggaagagccacagtaacagccgcAAGCGTGAAccttgattttcgcttgtgacgttgcagttaacagcgttcaacgtttgtgacgtcgtAATAAAACTCGACATTTTAACCTTTAAGTACCCTGTGTGCTTTACAGTgtagctttcaacacactttccaagcaaaaaatatgtggaatgtaaatataaatatttaatttatcattGTAGTTTGCTGTTATATCTGACAAAAAGAATTCCTTCATAATATAAgaaacttatatgtaattaagaTTATCATATCCTTGCCTTACTGTTGTAACTAGTAGATACAACACtattagaaatacatttatatcCTTCGTGTACTTCAAAGATAGATGAATATCATTTCATATTGAAAAGtcttttttattgtaatttttgagaaaatttcaTTATGAAGTATATTACTATATTAAACCCTCTGtcttcaaattaatttaattattgtcaacacaaaatgtaaaagaTCTTTGcaatttagataaaaatatttagaatactTTTGTTATCAGAAAACTTCATTTATAAACTTGCCTTCTTTTCTAGTGTCCCATCCATatgtatttcaatatttgtatattaattgtatattaattgtcatgTAAGTGTCTTTGAGCTGTACAGCTGTTAACCAATAAATTATACAATGATAAGAATCAGTGATCCTAAATGCAATTCattaaactaaaattaatgGATAAAATATAACgatttgaaatatattagattaaaattttacaaaaaagaacAATTCTGATTCGTTACTTAATTGAAAtgcataaatgtatttttaacttttcacaCTTTACCATAAGCGTCATTTATCATCTAGTTTTTCCGCAATCAGGAAATTCTTGACAGCTCGTTAACCAAATTTTTAATCACCATTAAAAAACTAATGATGGGATGTCAGATACATTTCCTGATAAAAGTGCTTTGTTCTAAACATTAAATGAGACTTCaagttttcaaattttggtAAGGATGTTTATAAAACACTGTAACTACTAACttcacatttttcaaaatacttcCCGGATCAGTGCCAACATTTTCAGAAGTGTTAAGATACACAaccatatttcaaaatcatagtCACATGTTTTGTAACACATAATTTgcgttttgtttcatttaaattcCATTGAAATACTCTTTGGACTCTACTGGCTCCAGAAAAACCTCCTCATTAACATAGTGACGACAGGTTTTTAGGTATATCGCTCTAACTGCTTTTTGGAAAAGGGAGGGTAACAAGTAACAAAGTAGtgtaaaatcaaaatagttCCCTTTGATtgtgaaaatgaatttattgtGCCATTTAATATTGCAATGCTTAACGTTgtcagaaaagaaaatttgtgCTGTTTTAAAAGCAAGTGTCAATCATCATTAGAAAGAATTGACATTAACCATAAAATCTAGGACCAAAGCTAAAACACTTATTGTTATAGAGGCATGGtaacgattttggtcaattctttttttctgttttaattatcaAGATGTACAATGcattaggaatgcatttctaatgatcaaataaaattaaagagtCAGTCGTAGATTTATATAAGgaagatacagggcttacaattctttgtcatgtaaacaaagctcgtgccctgttttttgtttacattggttcaatatctgtaaacattttttcaagctgatttctTTCTTCTCCAATTCAATTTAAGCATAAATTAATAATACCTAGCGTTTTTCACAATACGTTTGGgtgtaaaactgaaattttaacttttgcattcaaaacgtaaacaatgctttgtttacatgagaaAGATTTGTAAGATATGTATCTCGTTTATATCACTACAacttacactcaaattttggttgaccaTTACAAAAGCctttctaaagcattgcaaacactaaaaacagaaaaataatttttatagctGCTTCTCCAGAGTGCGGCAACGTTGTTGAATTTTATATCGAATTCCAGAACTTAGTCTGGTAGTCTGGTAGCCAGAAATACTTAACCTTCcgatataagatatatatatatatatatatatatatatatatatatatatatatatatatatatatatatatatatatatatatatatatatatatatatatatattgtcgGTTTAATGTTATATTGATGGGGATGTGGTCTTGTGTTATAGTAGTGGTTGTAGTAGTTAGTATGGTAATAGGTTTAAGAATTGGTTATTGTTGTTTTAGTgctttttaattcttttatcttaatattttgataaataaattcattttgttttatttcactgtTTGTCGTTTTCGATATCACCACCACGAAATCCTAAAAGAACATTACACTGAGATATAAAAACGTCAAGAAATGCCTCGTACTATGAAGATAATCTCTCTATGTcagatttgttttgaaaagataGGTTTAAAAAAGCAATACGGTTTATGTATATAAGTAGACTAACAGCTAACGCACATTAGTAGAAACACCCTTAAGATGCTATTGAAAGCAGAACCATACAAACTTATAGTGCTAGCATACGAGATATGAGTCTAAATTTACCGAATTTCCTCGACAAAATTGTTCTTTGATTTAATTGCGCAAGTGCGTGATATGATGTTCCTTTTTTACGAGCTACTacacattttcaattatatttaagTCCTTGACTGAACAGGCCAGCttgaaaatttaatacaatttcttGCCACGTATTCCAGAGTTGATCTGGCTTGATGAAATGGAGTGTtgtcgttttgaaaaaaatattcatttttaggGAAATGTCTAACGGCTACAAGTATTCCTCTGAAATGTATTGATATTTCGCTACATTTATGTTATATAGTCCCCACACTTTAACAACAAATGCACCCTATATCAAACTTCGCCTGTGAATGAAAAATGACGAGATCATATGCGCATGCTCGAGATGTAAGGGGGGGAGGTTTTTTTCGGTGGGatgaatttttccaaaaaaaacctTTTGTAAAAAGTTTGTGAGACAgttgaaaacttttatttaatatgttaaTATTCGATATTCGAAATTGGAGTGATAACTGTGAATTGTGGTGTGCAACTTGCTCTGGAAATCGAAAAATATTGGAAACAAAGGCCGGACACTAGGTGAAGGTGAGCGATACTCAACTGTTGTTAACATTCTCCCTGGTAAACACACTgtctttttgtaaacaaatggttgaTATAAACCCAAAAAAAGACCCCTGAACGAAATGGAAGACACTCAAGATAATGAGATAGATAAAAACTCCGGGGTGGAAGGCTTCCAGTTGCGAGAAATTATGCAGGGCATTTCAAGTATTCAGAGTACCCTAGCGAGCTTCATGTTTCGTTAAGATAGTCAAGGGCGGCATATGGACGAAATAACAAAAGAACTACGGGGAAAACACGGGGTCCAAAACGTCTAGAACAGGTCCAAGAGCAAGCAAACGATACTATCTATTCAATAACTGATTTAAAAGACTCCCAAGACAAAATGACTAGAGAAATAGATTGTTTGAAAGACTACATCTCAAAACTAGAGTTCAAAATCAACACACAAGAGAAACAAATTCTAGATCTGAAGACTCGTTCATTAGAAAACAATATCATTATCAGTGGTATAGATGAAAAATGCACGGAAAAATCTGACGAAATAGGTCTAGCGAAAATTGTTAgaaatttgtttattcatgatttaGATCTCCAAAACGAAACTGTTGCCAAACTTCAGATCACAAGTGCATTCAGAATGGGAGGGATTTATCCAAACAGAAAACACCCAAGGCCTGTGTGTGTACAGTTCAATAGTAAGAACGACAAAGACCTGATCATGAGCAGGATCAAGGTGTTAAAAGATAAACGGTCACCTATCAGAATCTCGAGTCATCAACCAGAGGAACTCCGTGAGCAAAGGAGAAAGCTTTTGGAAGTGCAAAAATCATATGACGATAAGAATATTGAAACCCGGCTGAAGGGGGACAAACTCATTTTTACCAAAAGCGGTAACGTCTACAGGGATAAAATGGGTACGCGACCTACGGCAGACAAGGTCATCTCAGGTGACACAGTGAAGCTCTCCGTCAGCGCAGGTAACCACATGGAAGACAATGGGAACCGGTTCGCCTCACACGCAACGACCGTAGACTCATTCAAGAAAGTCAGAGAATCACTCGTAGAAATAATGCAAATCCCTACTATATCCAGCGCTAGCCATAACGTGATTGCATATCGCTTTGTAAGCAAAGATGGGATACAACACGAAGGATCTGACGACGACGGCGAACACGGGGCCGGAAGAGCACTGCTACGCACCATGTGTGATAATGGGACACAAAATGCTTTAGTCGTGGTGTCGCGATGGTTTGGATCCAAAATAGGCGCGAGAAGGTTCACTCATATCAAAGACACCGGCGCaagtgcattacaaaatttatctttaaaagatTAAACTCTATCAACACCGATGTTTAATCACTTCCGTGGAACATTACGTACATGACTATATACAATCTGTAGACGTCGTTCTTTTTCTACTCAATATTTATAACGTATGTCTCATACCTTTTACAATATACTATCATAATATCAATATGGTTCCATGtggttaaatatataatattcattaTGGATTATTGATCAAAATGATGCACATTGAcctttttcttttgattttgtcttttgtttttGGGGTTTTACCCCCCTTTATACTTTCTTTTTATCACCAACTTTGTACAAAAAGTGCGCTATCTTTTTCCGGATTTTTTTCTGCACTTGTCTACCCGATTTTGAAATTAGTTCGCAAAAAAATATTCTGCAAAGATTAAATGGATAGAAGATGGAGAGAAACCCTCTAAATATTTCACTTCACTAGAATCAAGAAATTACATAAGCAAGCAAATATCTCAAGTGGTTAAGGATGATGGACAAGTTGTATCTGACcagtttaaaattttagatgaaacaaaattattttatgaaaacttatacaaaaaaagaaaattattgagTCAGaggtttttattacaaaattaaagaaaattgaatttccaAAGTTGAGCGATACAGAGTCTAAAAGTATTGAAGGCCCATTAACCAAGTCTGAAATtctaagttttttaaaaaaatgaaaaatgacaaaactcCTGGTCCTGATGgatttacatgtgaatttttcaagtttttctGGACGGATATAAGCTCTTTTATTGCAAGAGCAATCAATAATTCTAAAGAATTAATGCAATTTTCAGAACCAAATAAATTAGCGATTATAACCTGCATACCATAATACGGAAAAcctaaacaatttttgaaaaactggCGCCCTATTAGTCTTCTTAATGTCATATATAAAATAGCTTCAGGTTGTATTGCAGAAcgcattaaaaaatttctaGACAAATTAATAAGTAAAGATCAAACAGGTTTTATAAAAGGGAGATTTATAGGTGAAAACATTAGGATTATATATGATGTTATGAACTATACAGAACGAAATTCCATACCTGGTCTGCTAATGTtgatagattttgaaaaagcttttggattttatttatcaGACACTTGACATATTCAAATTTGGTCAACCTATCAAAGATTGggttaaaacattttataatgatataaattcATGTGTCTTACAAAATGGATtctcttcaaaatattttaaaccccAAAGAGGCTGTAGGCAGGGTGACCCAATGTCaccctatttatttttattatgtgcTGAAATATTAggaatttttataagaaataacaaagATATTAAAGGAATGACAATAGCTGGAGAAGAATATAAAATCTCTCAATACGCAGATGATACATCTCTTGTTACAAATGGATCACCAGAATCTTTAAATGGGATTCTTATAGAATTAGATATGTTTGCGAGTATTTCAGGTCTAAGAATTAACTTTACGAAAACAAAAATGGTCTGGA is part of the Crassostrea angulata isolate pt1a10 chromosome 3, ASM2561291v2, whole genome shotgun sequence genome and encodes:
- the LOC128178683 gene encoding uncharacterized protein LOC128178683, producing the protein MTREIDCLKDYISKLEFKINTQEKQILDLKTRSLENNIIISGIDEKCTEKSDEIGLAKIVRNLFIHDLDLQNETVAKLQITSAFRMGGIYPNRKHPRPVCVQFNSKNDKDLIMSRIKVLKDKRSPIRISSHQPEELREQRRKLLEVQKSYDDKNIETRLKGDKLIFTKSGNVYRDKMGTRPTADKVISGDTVKLSVSAGNHMEDNGNRFASHATTVDSFKKVRESLVEIMQIPTISSASHNVIAYRFVSKDGIQHEGSDDDGEHGAGRALLRTMCDNGTQNALVVVSRWFGSKIGARRFTHIKDTGASALQNLSLKD